One genomic segment of Bradyrhizobium diazoefficiens includes these proteins:
- a CDS encoding mannose-1-phosphate guanylyltransferase/mannose-6-phosphate isomerase, with product MDKRIIPLIMCGGAGTRLWPASREVRPKQFLPLFGTRSTFQDTLLRVSDGALFDRPIVITNTSYRFMVLEQLAEIGIEADVILEPMRRDSGPAIAAGAVFAQARAKEAVVLALAADHVVQDNAAFVAACREGLAAASTGRIVTFGVKPERPATEYGYISPGEVISGTVHAVARFVEKPDAVKAADYVNSGYFWNSGNFMFPAALLLDEYRRIDAASVEAVSNAVARAGRDLGFVTLEPTAFGAAKAISIDYAVMEKTARAAVVPVSCGWSDVGSWRAVWELSDKDAQGNAAHGTAVFEDSRNCNVTSDHALVALEGVDDLVVVATADAVLVSRQQDANGLKRLVTKLKTVAPKVTEEHLKVHRPWGSYQSVDNGARHQVKRIVVKPGGRLSLQKHHHRAEHWIVVRGAARVTVDETVKTVHENESIYIPMGAVHRLENPGKIMLELIEVQTGSYLGEDDIIRIEDDYQRS from the coding sequence ATGGACAAACGCATTATCCCCCTGATCATGTGCGGCGGTGCCGGCACGCGGCTGTGGCCAGCCTCGCGCGAGGTGCGCCCGAAACAATTCCTGCCGTTGTTCGGCACGCGCTCGACCTTCCAGGACACGCTGCTGCGCGTCTCGGACGGCGCGCTGTTCGACCGCCCGATCGTCATCACCAACACCTCCTATCGCTTCATGGTGCTGGAGCAGCTCGCCGAGATCGGCATCGAGGCCGACGTGATCCTCGAGCCGATGCGGCGCGATTCCGGTCCTGCGATCGCAGCCGGCGCGGTGTTCGCCCAAGCGCGCGCCAAGGAGGCGGTCGTGCTTGCGCTCGCCGCCGACCATGTGGTGCAGGACAATGCCGCCTTCGTCGCCGCGTGCCGCGAGGGGTTGGCTGCCGCGAGCACCGGCCGCATTGTCACCTTCGGCGTCAAGCCGGAGCGGCCGGCGACCGAATACGGCTATATCAGCCCGGGCGAGGTGATCTCCGGCACGGTGCACGCCGTCGCGCGCTTCGTCGAGAAGCCGGACGCCGTGAAGGCGGCCGACTACGTCAATTCGGGCTATTTCTGGAACAGCGGCAACTTCATGTTTCCCGCGGCCCTGCTGCTCGATGAATACCGCAGGATCGACGCGGCCAGCGTGGAAGCGGTCTCCAATGCGGTCGCCAGGGCCGGGCGCGATCTCGGCTTCGTCACGCTCGAGCCGACGGCATTCGGCGCGGCCAAGGCGATCTCGATCGACTATGCGGTGATGGAGAAGACCGCGCGCGCCGCCGTGGTGCCGGTGTCCTGCGGCTGGTCCGACGTCGGCTCCTGGCGCGCGGTGTGGGAGCTGTCCGACAAGGATGCGCAAGGCAACGCCGCGCACGGCACCGCCGTGTTCGAGGATTCCCGCAACTGCAACGTCACCAGCGATCATGCGCTGGTCGCGCTCGAAGGCGTCGACGATCTCGTCGTGGTCGCGACGGCGGATGCGGTGCTGGTGTCGCGGCAGCAGGATGCCAACGGCCTCAAGCGCCTCGTGACCAAGCTCAAGACGGTCGCGCCGAAGGTCACCGAGGAGCACCTCAAGGTGCATCGTCCCTGGGGCAGCTATCAGTCCGTCGACAATGGCGCCCGCCACCAGGTCAAGCGCATCGTGGTGAAGCCGGGCGGGCGGCTGTCGCTGCAGAAGCACCACCATCGGGCCGAGCACTGGATCGTGGTCCGCGGCGCGGCCCGGGTCACCGTCGACGAGACGGTGAAGACCGTGCACGAGAACGAGTCGATCTACATTCCGATGGGCGCCGTTCATCGACTCGAGAACCCTGGCAAGATCATGCTGGAACTGATCGAGGTCCAGACCGGCTCCTATCTCGGGGAAGACGACATCATCCGGATTGAAGACGACTATCAAAGGTCGTAA
- a CDS encoding Gfo/Idh/MocA family protein gives MSSKGSQPAKAGLRVGVIGAGVMGSNHARVLSGLPGVSLVGVVDPSPVHLTRTIQLADCQGFETLDELLAAGVDAVTIAAPTHLHHEIALACIARNVHVLVEKPIASTVAEGREIVAAAQRAGVTLMIGHVERFNPAVAAVKQAIAGEDILSIAITRVGPFPPRMSNVGVVIDLAVHDIDLIRWFTESDIVEVQPQLSSAVAEREDIALLQFRTASGVLAHINTNWLTPFKARSVTVATRGKYVMGDLLTRQVTECFGFKPDGSYSMRHLPVGHDEPLRAELIAFLKAVRNGETPAVTGDEGVASLEIATQCLETPSRPAATSAARKGPRRVAG, from the coding sequence ATGAGTTCCAAAGGGTCTCAACCGGCAAAGGCCGGCTTGCGCGTCGGCGTCATTGGCGCCGGCGTGATGGGCAGCAACCACGCGCGCGTGCTCAGCGGTCTTCCCGGCGTCAGCCTCGTCGGCGTGGTCGATCCGTCGCCGGTGCACCTGACCCGCACCATCCAGCTTGCCGACTGCCAGGGCTTCGAGACGCTCGACGAGCTCCTCGCCGCCGGCGTCGATGCCGTCACCATCGCAGCGCCCACCCATCTGCATCACGAGATCGCGCTCGCCTGCATCGCCAGGAACGTTCACGTCCTGGTCGAGAAGCCGATCGCCTCCACGGTCGCGGAAGGCCGCGAGATCGTCGCCGCCGCGCAAAGGGCCGGCGTGACGCTGATGATCGGCCATGTCGAGCGCTTCAATCCGGCGGTCGCGGCCGTCAAGCAGGCGATTGCGGGCGAGGACATCCTCTCGATCGCGATCACGCGCGTCGGCCCGTTCCCTCCGCGCATGTCCAATGTCGGCGTCGTCATCGATCTCGCCGTGCACGACATCGATCTGATCCGCTGGTTCACCGAATCCGACATCGTCGAGGTACAGCCGCAATTGTCGAGCGCGGTCGCAGAGCGCGAGGACATCGCGCTGTTGCAGTTCCGCACCGCAAGTGGCGTGCTCGCCCACATCAACACCAACTGGCTGACGCCGTTCAAGGCGCGCAGCGTCACCGTCGCGACCCGTGGCAAATATGTGATGGGCGATCTGCTCACGCGCCAGGTCACCGAGTGCTTCGGCTTCAAGCCTGATGGCAGCTACTCGATGCGGCATCTGCCGGTCGGTCATGACGAGCCGCTCCGCGCCGAGCTGATCGCGTTCTTGAAGGCCGTGCGAAACGGCGAGACGCCGGCGGTGACCGGTGACGAAGGCGTTGCCAGCCTCGAGATCGCAACGCAATGTCTGGAAACGCCGTCGCGGCCCGCGGCTACGTCGGCCGCCCGCAAGGGTCCGCGCCGCGTTGCCGGCTAA
- a CDS encoding DegT/DnrJ/EryC1/StrS family aminotransferase — MSTTREGAKNQAMNQHLRSEPIPFIDVASQRVRLGASLDAAVKRVMDHCQFVNGPEVFELEKQLATYCGAKHVVACSNGTDALLMVLMAKNVGPGDAVLCPSFTFIATASPAARTGATPVYVDVDETTFNMSPESLKRGIAAARKAGLKPVAVIPVDLFGQPAEHDAIAEIARTEGLFVIDDAAQGFGASYKGRKLGTFGLATTTSFFPAKPLGCFGDGGAIFTDDDELAATLRSIRVHGQGVDKYDNVRLGLTGRLDTMQAAVLIEKLKIFDDEIAARNRVAERYARGLSNVVTVPRLAPGNTSVWAQYTIRLLEGTDRDGFAAALKAQGVPTAIYYGKSMHQQTAYQQYPVADRGLPVCERLSQDVISLPMHAYLTEADQERVIAAVRGAIAG; from the coding sequence ATGTCGACCACGCGAGAAGGCGCCAAGAACCAGGCCATGAACCAGCACTTACGTTCCGAACCAATTCCTTTCATCGACGTTGCTTCGCAGCGCGTCCGGCTCGGCGCCTCGCTCGATGCCGCGGTCAAGCGCGTGATGGACCATTGCCAGTTCGTCAATGGTCCTGAGGTCTTCGAACTCGAGAAGCAGCTTGCGACTTATTGCGGCGCCAAGCACGTGGTGGCCTGCTCCAACGGCACCGATGCGCTTCTGATGGTGCTGATGGCGAAGAACGTCGGGCCCGGCGATGCCGTGCTGTGTCCTTCCTTCACCTTCATCGCGACCGCGTCGCCGGCGGCACGGACCGGCGCGACGCCTGTTTATGTCGACGTCGATGAGACCACCTTCAACATGAGCCCGGAGTCGCTCAAGCGCGGCATCGCGGCCGCCCGCAAGGCCGGCTTGAAGCCGGTTGCGGTCATTCCGGTCGATTTGTTCGGCCAGCCCGCCGAGCACGATGCCATCGCCGAGATCGCCAGGACCGAAGGCCTGTTCGTGATCGATGACGCCGCGCAAGGTTTTGGCGCAAGCTACAAGGGACGCAAGCTCGGCACCTTCGGGCTCGCCACCACGACCAGCTTCTTCCCTGCCAAGCCGCTCGGCTGTTTTGGTGACGGCGGCGCGATCTTCACCGATGACGACGAACTCGCCGCCACGCTGCGCAGCATCCGCGTGCACGGGCAGGGCGTCGACAAATACGACAACGTCCGCCTCGGCCTGACCGGCCGGCTCGACACCATGCAGGCTGCGGTCCTGATCGAGAAGCTGAAGATCTTCGACGACGAGATCGCCGCCCGTAATAGGGTCGCCGAGCGTTACGCGCGCGGCCTGTCCAACGTGGTCACCGTGCCGCGTCTGGCGCCGGGCAACACCTCGGTCTGGGCGCAGTACACGATCCGACTGCTTGAAGGCACCGATCGCGACGGCTTCGCCGCCGCGCTAAAAGCCCAGGGCGTGCCGACTGCGATCTATTACGGCAAGTCGATGCACCAGCAGACCGCCTACCAGCAGTATCCGGTCGCCGACCGCGGGCTGCCTGTTTGTGAGCGCCTGTCGCAGGACGTGATCAGCTTGCCGATGCATGCCTACCTGACGGAAGCCGATCAGGAGCGGGTCATCGCCGCCGTCCGCGGCGCGATTGCGGGCTGA